A region of Ictidomys tridecemlineatus isolate mIctTri1 chromosome 4, mIctTri1.hap1, whole genome shotgun sequence DNA encodes the following proteins:
- the Zbtb34 gene encoding zinc finger and BTB domain-containing protein 34 isoform X1 has protein sequence MENLMEECNSRLRFMSVEMDSSSFIQFDVPEYSSTVLSQLNELRLQGKLCDIIVHIQGQPFRAHKAVLAASSPYFRDHSALSTMSGLSISVIKNPNVFEQLLSFCYTGRMSLQLKDVVSFLTAASFLQMQCVIDKCTQILESIHSKISVGDVDSVTVGAEENPESRNGVKDGSFFTNPVEISPPYCPQVRQPAVSSDLRMETTPSKALRSRLQEEGHSDRGSSGSVSEYEIQIEGDHEQGDLLVRESQITEVKVKMEKSDRPSCSDSSSLGDDGYHTEMVDGEQVVAVNVGSYGSVLQHAYSYSQAASQPTSVSEAFGSLSNSSPSRSMLSCFRGGRARQKRALSVHLHSDLQGMVQGSDSEAVMSNPGYESSPRERSARGHWYPYNERLICIYCGKSFNQKGSLDRHMRLHMGITPFVCKFCGKKYTRKDQLEYHIRGHTDDKPFRCEICGKCFPFQGTLNQHLRKNHPGVAEVRSRLESPERTDVYVEQKLENDASASEMALDSRMEIHTVSDAPD, from the coding sequence ATTGCGCTTCATGTCGGTAGAAATGGACAGCAGCAGTTTTATTCAGTTTGATGTGCCCGAGTACAGCAGCACCGTTCTGAGCCAGCTAAATGAACTCCGCCTGCAAGGGAAACTATGTGACATCATTGTCCATATTCAGGGTCAGCCATTCCGAGCCCATAAAGCAGTTCTTGCTGCCAGTTCTCCATATTTCCGGGACCATTCAGCATTAAGTACCATGAGTGGCTTGTCAATATCGGTGATTAAAAACCCCAACGTGTTTGAACAGTTGCTTTCCTTTTGTTACACTGGAAGAATGTCCTTGCAGCTGAAGGATGTTGTCAGTTTTCTGACAGCAGCTAGCTTTCTTCAGATGCAGTGTGTCATTGACAAGTGCACGCAGATCCTAGAGAGCATCCATTcaaaaataagtgttggagaTGTCGACTCTGTCACTGTTGGTGCTGAGGAAAATCCCGAGAGCCGTAATGGAGTGAAAGACGGCAGCTTCTTCACCAACCCTGTTGAGATCTCCCCTCCATACTGCCCTCAGGTACGGCAGCCCGCTGTGAGCAGTGATCTCCGGATGGAGACGACTCCCAGCAAAGCTTTGCGCAGCCGCTTACAGGAGGAGGGGCATTCAGACAGGGGGAGCAGTGGGAGTGTGTCTGAGTATGAGATTCAGATCGAGGGGGACCATGAGCAAGGGGACCTCTTGGTGAGGGAAAGCCAGATCACTGAGGTTAAAGTGAAGATGGAAAAGTCCGACCGACCCAGCTGTTCTGACAGCTCCTCCCTAGGTGATGACGGGTACCACACTGAAATGGTTGATGGGGAACAAGTTGTGGCAGTGAATGTGGGCTCCTATGGCTCTGTGCTCCAGCATGCGTATTCCTATTCCCAAGCAGCCTCACAGCCAACCAGTGTTTCAGAAGCTTTTGGAAGTTTGAGTAATTCTAGCCCATCCAGGTCCATGCTGAGCTGTTTCCGAGGAGGGCGTGCCCGCCAGAAGCGGGCTCTGTCCGTCCACCTGCACAGTGACCTGCAGGGCATGGTACAGGGATCTGACAGTGAAGCTGTGATGAGCAACCCTGGGTATGAGAGCAGTCCCCGGGAGAGGAGTGCAAGAGGTCACTGGTACCCATACAATGAGAGGTTGATCTGTATTTACTGTGGGAAGTCCTTCAACCAGAAAGGAAGCCTTGACAGGCACATGCGCCTCCATATGGGAATCACCCCCTTTGTGTGCAAGTTCTGTGGGAAGAAGTACACACGGAAGGACCAACTGGAGTACCACATCCGGGGCCACACTGATGATAAACCATTCCGCTGTGAGATCTGTGGGAAGTGCTTTCCATTCCAAGGTACCCTCAACCAGCACCTGAGGAAAAACCACCCAGGCGTTGCTGAAGTCAGGAGTCGTCTAGAGTCCCCTGAGAGAACAGATGTGTATGTGGAACAGAAACTAGAAAATGATGCATCAGCCTCAGAGATGGCCCTAGATTCCCGGATGGAAATTCATACAGTGTCAGATGCTCCTGATTAA
- the Zbtb34 gene encoding zinc finger and BTB domain-containing protein 34 isoform X2 encodes MSVEMDSSSFIQFDVPEYSSTVLSQLNELRLQGKLCDIIVHIQGQPFRAHKAVLAASSPYFRDHSALSTMSGLSISVIKNPNVFEQLLSFCYTGRMSLQLKDVVSFLTAASFLQMQCVIDKCTQILESIHSKISVGDVDSVTVGAEENPESRNGVKDGSFFTNPVEISPPYCPQVRQPAVSSDLRMETTPSKALRSRLQEEGHSDRGSSGSVSEYEIQIEGDHEQGDLLVRESQITEVKVKMEKSDRPSCSDSSSLGDDGYHTEMVDGEQVVAVNVGSYGSVLQHAYSYSQAASQPTSVSEAFGSLSNSSPSRSMLSCFRGGRARQKRALSVHLHSDLQGMVQGSDSEAVMSNPGYESSPRERSARGHWYPYNERLICIYCGKSFNQKGSLDRHMRLHMGITPFVCKFCGKKYTRKDQLEYHIRGHTDDKPFRCEICGKCFPFQGTLNQHLRKNHPGVAEVRSRLESPERTDVYVEQKLENDASASEMALDSRMEIHTVSDAPD; translated from the coding sequence ATGTCGGTAGAAATGGACAGCAGCAGTTTTATTCAGTTTGATGTGCCCGAGTACAGCAGCACCGTTCTGAGCCAGCTAAATGAACTCCGCCTGCAAGGGAAACTATGTGACATCATTGTCCATATTCAGGGTCAGCCATTCCGAGCCCATAAAGCAGTTCTTGCTGCCAGTTCTCCATATTTCCGGGACCATTCAGCATTAAGTACCATGAGTGGCTTGTCAATATCGGTGATTAAAAACCCCAACGTGTTTGAACAGTTGCTTTCCTTTTGTTACACTGGAAGAATGTCCTTGCAGCTGAAGGATGTTGTCAGTTTTCTGACAGCAGCTAGCTTTCTTCAGATGCAGTGTGTCATTGACAAGTGCACGCAGATCCTAGAGAGCATCCATTcaaaaataagtgttggagaTGTCGACTCTGTCACTGTTGGTGCTGAGGAAAATCCCGAGAGCCGTAATGGAGTGAAAGACGGCAGCTTCTTCACCAACCCTGTTGAGATCTCCCCTCCATACTGCCCTCAGGTACGGCAGCCCGCTGTGAGCAGTGATCTCCGGATGGAGACGACTCCCAGCAAAGCTTTGCGCAGCCGCTTACAGGAGGAGGGGCATTCAGACAGGGGGAGCAGTGGGAGTGTGTCTGAGTATGAGATTCAGATCGAGGGGGACCATGAGCAAGGGGACCTCTTGGTGAGGGAAAGCCAGATCACTGAGGTTAAAGTGAAGATGGAAAAGTCCGACCGACCCAGCTGTTCTGACAGCTCCTCCCTAGGTGATGACGGGTACCACACTGAAATGGTTGATGGGGAACAAGTTGTGGCAGTGAATGTGGGCTCCTATGGCTCTGTGCTCCAGCATGCGTATTCCTATTCCCAAGCAGCCTCACAGCCAACCAGTGTTTCAGAAGCTTTTGGAAGTTTGAGTAATTCTAGCCCATCCAGGTCCATGCTGAGCTGTTTCCGAGGAGGGCGTGCCCGCCAGAAGCGGGCTCTGTCCGTCCACCTGCACAGTGACCTGCAGGGCATGGTACAGGGATCTGACAGTGAAGCTGTGATGAGCAACCCTGGGTATGAGAGCAGTCCCCGGGAGAGGAGTGCAAGAGGTCACTGGTACCCATACAATGAGAGGTTGATCTGTATTTACTGTGGGAAGTCCTTCAACCAGAAAGGAAGCCTTGACAGGCACATGCGCCTCCATATGGGAATCACCCCCTTTGTGTGCAAGTTCTGTGGGAAGAAGTACACACGGAAGGACCAACTGGAGTACCACATCCGGGGCCACACTGATGATAAACCATTCCGCTGTGAGATCTGTGGGAAGTGCTTTCCATTCCAAGGTACCCTCAACCAGCACCTGAGGAAAAACCACCCAGGCGTTGCTGAAGTCAGGAGTCGTCTAGAGTCCCCTGAGAGAACAGATGTGTATGTGGAACAGAAACTAGAAAATGATGCATCAGCCTCAGAGATGGCCCTAGATTCCCGGATGGAAATTCATACAGTGTCAGATGCTCCTGATTAA